The Leishmania donovani BPK282A1 complete genome, chromosome 8 genome has a segment encoding these proteins:
- a CDS encoding adaptor complex protein (AP) 3 delta subunit 1, putative yields the protein MFIKNIIISGFRSYREQSFPDGLSPKTNVIVGKNGSGKSNFFAAIQFVLNEKFANLRAAERKELFHVGSGRPALSVFVEIVFDNSDGRLVIPGRAEEPEVRIRRTIGLKQDEFRVNDRKFSASDVHQLLESAGFSSSNPYYVVEQGKIVSLVNMSEEERYQLIKDVAGTKVYDARRAESEHILAETKGKQGQITESIGELQRRLKELESETAELKQYEEADREKKCIEYCIFNSELEAANDALLKVEEEWNKQSTLFNKSQDVDEASEQKISNFSQKIMDISTDIARLEMERIAVAKDMAALTSKQAVVELDASEAAGRFARNNRELEALCREDRELSATIQTVAADIEKKKSLFHSSEEAANKKAAEVEAQRKVLERLQERRNRTKLFRSKVERDKWVRGEIQKNEDSIRKSQEELVSVCREMELVEKEAAALSKEISAPNLSTADVDQSLRDHDERIKAALCQRDQLNHQRRQLWQSVHRQESVVQRLDEELRNAKQLWERAVRQDIRQGLQSLSEVLHDMRNPVLSAAVQGPLIDLIEVADGYKTAVEITAGNTLFNVVVDSFEVSTILLAEMNKRRKPGRVSFFPLDTCSGKALDIATTPECSPLLSKIKYDTRFKGVVTEVFGRTAVVASLETAATMVGKLQWDVITVEGDQLGRKGGITGGFIDKRHMKLPLRERERELAADRQTARAKLDGLCQEVATVEQSITEVLNELEALRNQNMSTEREADARLRETRLMEDRRSCLATLKSNLVATKKAVESSVAAATETVRELKRELSDEFKSAWTPEEEKRLEQLTEEVAAARVASSEMQASTLQLATEVQLLEDTARHVERRKAVVADRIRELSWSRHAGSIAGGEEAAVKAEFELLSQRLQSIDHDLEQEAREREKLQSQLDALTSKRLGAARSLQERKDVADRTQMQRSVLVQRRDEALQKIRQLGVLPQGVAKFESASLGKLMYHLKAANEKLKALSHVNRKAVDQYATLQEAMKDLTSQQETLAKELDSIHELMEHLDAKKEEAIERTYKQVQYQFEEVFKQLVGVESCSAELQLVASAAPNKKEDPYTGARIKVSFGLGNPVSHLDQLSGGQKSLVALALIFAIQRCDPAPFYLFDEIDAALDAEYRTSVANMMARQSGECQFLVATFKTELLDVADKVLGIFFHNKMSRIQAIAREEGVRLLKQAALEDRKRSREVE from the coding sequence ATGTTCATCAAGAACATTATCATATCCGGTTTTCGCTCCTATCGCGAGCAATCGTTTCCAGATGGACTTTCCCCCAAAACAAACGTGATTGTAGGCAAGAACGGTTCTGGAAAGTCGAACTTCTTTGCCGCTATTCAGTTTGTGCTGAACGAGAAATTCGCCAACTtgcgcgctgcagagcggAAGGAACTTTTTCACGTGGGCAGTGGGAGGCCGGCGCTGTCTGTCTTTGTGGAAATCGTGTTCGATAACTCGGATGGTAGGCTTGTCATTCCGGGCCGTGCGGAGGAGCCGGAGGTACGGATTCGCCGCACGATCGGCCTAAAGCAGGATGAGTTTCGCGTGAACGATCGCAAGTTCTCGGCGTCTGACGTCCACCAGCTTCTGGAGAGTGCTGGCTTCTCCTCCAGCAACCCTTACTATGTTGTGGAGCAGGGGAAGATTGTGAGTTTGGTGAACATgagcgaggaagagcgcTACCAGCTCATCAAGGATGTTGCGGGGACGAAAGTGTACGATGCGCGACGTGCGGAGAGCGAGCACATCCTTGCGGAGACGAAGGGAAAGCAAGGCCAGATCACAGAGTCGATCGGggagctgcagaggcgcCTAAAGGAGCTGGAGTCCgagacggcggagctgaAGCAGTACGAAGAGGCGGATCGGGAAAAAAAGTGCATTGAGTACTGCATTTTCAATTCTGAGCTGGAAGCGGCAAACGATGCGTTGCTGAAGGTGGAGGAAGAGTGGAACAAGCAGTCCACGCTGTTTAACAAATCGCAAGATGTCGACGAAGCCTCGGAGCAGAAAATATCGAATTTCTCGCAGAAGATCATGGACATTTCTACCGACATTGCCCGTCTGGAGATGGAGAGGATTGCTGTTGCGAAGGATATGGCTGCTCTGACGAGTAAGCAGGCGGTTGTGGAGCTGGACGCCAGTGAGGCTGCAGGGAGATTTGCCCGCAACAACCGGGAACTTGAGGCACTCTGTAGGGAGGATCGAGAGCTTAGCGCGACCATCCAGACGGTCGCCGCCGACATTGAAAAGAAGAAATCACTGTTCCACTCgagcgaagaggcggcgaACAAAAAGGCGGCCGAGGTGGAGGCTCAGCGCAAGGTTCTcgagcggctgcaggagcgtCGTAACCGAACCAAACTCTTCAGGAGCAAAGTGGAGCGCGACAAGTGGGTGAGGGGCGAAATACAGAAAAACGAAGATTCTATCCGAAAATCGCAGGAAGAGCTGGTTTCGGTTTGCCGTGAAATGGAACTGGTGGAAAAGGAAGCGGCTGCGTTGTCGAAGGAGATTTCCGCACCAAATCTGTCTACTGCCGATGTGGATCAGAGTTTGCGGGACCACGATGAGCGAATCAAGGCCGCACTCTGCCAACGAGACCAGCTAAaccatcagcggcggcagttATGGCAGTCGGTGCACAGGCAGGAAAGTGTGGTTCAGCGGCTCGACGAGGAGTTGCGAAACGCGAAGCAGCTGTGGGAGCGGGCTGTTCGCCAAGATATACGTCAGGGGCTCCAATCTCTTTCAGAGGTCCTTCACGACATGAGAAATCCGGTGCTAtctgccgccgtgcaggGTCCGCTGATCGACCTTATTGAGGTGGCGGACGGTTACAAAACGGCTGTGGAAATCACAGCGGGTAACACCCTCTTCAATGTTGTTGTGGACTCGTTCGAGGTGAGCACGATTCTGCTCGCTGAGATGAACAAGCGACGGAAACCTGGCCGTGTTTCGTTTTTCCCGTTGGACACATGCAGCGGGAAGGCTTTGGACATTGCCACAACACCGGAgtgctcgccgctgctgtctaAGATCAAGTACGACACGCGCTTCAAGGGTGTGGTGACTGAGGTCTTTGGGAGGACGGCCGTCGTTGCCTCGCTGGAAACGGCGGCCACGATGGTGGGCAAGCTGCAGTGGGACGTCATCACGGTGGAAGGCGACCAGCTGGGGCGCAAGGGCGGAATCACGGGTGGCTTCATTGACAAGCGCCACATGAAGCTTCCTCTTCGAGAGCGCGAAAGGGAGCTGGCCGCCGACCGTCAGACAGCGCGCGCAAAGCTGGACGGCCTGTGCCAGGAGGTGGCCACAGTGGAGCAGAGCATCACGGAGGTGCTCAACGAGCTTGAGGCGCTTCGCAATCAGAACATGTCGACGGAGCGGGAAGCGGATGCCCGGTTGCGTGAGACGCGCCTGATGGAGGATCGTCGATCTTGCCTGGCGACTCTGAAGTCGAACTTGGTGGCAACCAAGAAGGCGGTAGAGAGTTCcgttgcggcggcgacggaaaCAGTGCGGGAGCTGAAGAGGGAGCTTTCTGACGAATTCAAGAGCGCATGGACgccagaggaagagaagaggctAGAGCAGCTGACAGAAGAAGTGGCTGCCGCTCGGGTGGCGTCGTCTGAGATGCAGGCAAGTACACTGCAACTGGCTACCGAGGTTCAGCTTCTGGAGGACACTGCGCGGCACGTGGAGCGGCGTAAGGCGGTTGTCGCTGACCGCATCCGCGAGCTGAGCTGGTCGAGGCATGCCGGTAGCATAGCGGGTGGAGAAGAGGCTGCTGTGAAGGCCGAGTTCGAGTTGCTttcgcagcggctgcagagTATCGACCATGACTTGGAGCAAGAAGCTCGCGAGCGCGAGAAGCTGCAGTCGCAGCTCGATGCGTTGACATCGAAGCGGCTGGGCGCGGCGCGGAGCTTGCAGGAGCGCAAGGACGTCGCGGACAGGACGCAGATGCAGCGGAGTGTGCTAGTGCAACGCCGCGatgaggcgctgcagaagaTCCGACAGCTAGGAGTGCTGCCTCAGGGGGTTGCCAAGTTTGAGTCGGCGTCTCTCGGGAAGCTGATGTACCACTTGAAGGCAGCCAATGAGAAACTCAAGGCCTTGTCGCATGTGAACCGCAAGGCTGTCGACCAGTACGCGACCCTCCAGGAGGCTATGAAAGACCTAACGTCGCAGCAGGAGACACTGGCCAAAGAACTGGACAGCATTCACGAACTGATGGAACACTTGGACgcaaagaaggaggaggccaTTGAGCGCACGTACAAGCAGGTTCAGTACCAGTTTGAGGAGGTTTTTAAACAGCTCGTAGGTGTGGAGAGCTGctcggcggagctgcagcttgTCGCGTCTGCCGCGCCGAACAAGAAGGAGGACCCGTACACTGGCGCACGTATCAAGGTGTCGTTTGGTCTTGGAAACCCTGTCAGCCACCTGGACCAGCTTAGTGGCGGGCAGAAGTCTCTTGTCGCTTTGGCGCTCATCTTTGCGATCCAGCGCTGCGACCCTGCTCCGTTCTACCTGTTTGACGAAATCGATGCCGCTCTCGATGCGGAGTACCGCACATCTGTAGCGAACATGATGGCGCGTCAGTCCGGCGAGTGCCAGTTCCTCGTGGCAACCTTCAAGACGGAACTCCTGGACGTAGCGGACAAGGTGCTCGGCATTTTCTTCCACAACAAGATGAGCCGCATCCAGGCCAttgcgagggaggagggtgtgaGGCTGCTGAAGCAGGCAGCACTTGAGGATCGCAAGCGTTCCCGCGAAGTCGAGTAG